A section of the Citrus sinensis cultivar Valencia sweet orange chromosome 8, DVS_A1.0, whole genome shotgun sequence genome encodes:
- the LOC112499286 gene encoding uncharacterized protein LOC112499286: MILLNFNSLLQQQIGTELSPLDLFKLFHVRKNGIWASNKAKEMHETMESMRSTIGDQGLPVDEWKIYREVIGEPAHGHVIGWGAGIKDKDVYGSPSQGGNKHRCTDLEKKVKDLEKEVKKLKKIVKLVLGKSSTQASSQKDIVLTEEDENGDEDDQVEANDSEFEEVVLEDD, encoded by the exons atgatcttattgaatttcaattctttgttgCAACAACAAATAGGTACTGAACTTAGTCCCCTTGATTTATTCAAGTTGTTTCATGTGAGGAAGAATGGGATATGGGCAAGTAACAAGGCAAAGGAAATGCAT gAAACAATGGAATCAATGAGATCAACTATTGGAGATCAAGGCCTGCCAGTGGATGAATGGAAAATATATCGAGAAGTGATAGGAGAACCAGCACATGGTCATGTTATTGGTTGGGGAGCAGGCATCAAAGACAAGGATGTGTATGGTTCTCCAAGTCAGGGAGGTAACAAGCATCGATGTActgatttggaaaaaaaagtaaaagatttaGAGAAAGAAGTcaagaagttgaaaaaaatagtaaagcTTGTGCTTGGAAAGTCAAGTACACAAGCATCATCTCAGAAG GATATTGTTTTGACGGAAGAAGATGAGAATGGGGATGAGGATGATCAAGTTGAGGCAAACGATTCAGAATTTGAAGAAGTTGTTTTAGAGGATGATTGA